A stretch of Phragmites australis chromosome 12, lpPhrAust1.1, whole genome shotgun sequence DNA encodes these proteins:
- the LOC133886238 gene encoding uncharacterized protein LOC133886238 isoform X7: MSHTHVSYTVTANAKKQILLSTTCLIRDIWHHIHSLVPMRDAAQAACVSRAFLRSWRCHPNLNFSNETLGLNENACGKDESGRVFYSKVDHIMKRHSGIGVKKLKIQITSDFSAKDSCYLNSWLQTAVTPGIEELTLILIPMKSKYNLKAKYNFPYSLLSNGSGDSIRYLHLGCCSFHPTVTLGCLRSLTRLHLCQVRITGDELGCLLSHSFALERLELKSCDWIVCLKVPCLLQRLSYLMVYSCAKLKLIDNEAPNLSSFLFGGDNTVQLSLGETLQMKNLNMGCSGSVFYARAKLPSTMPNLEALTIYSRKERAHTPMLHSKFIHLRHLSIALNGSPFSPAYDYLSLASFFDAAPSLETFDLDVFQRRMEHVSIFADPADLRQMRELHHHNLKSVKITGFCSAKSLVELTCHIVESITSLECLTLEAPQSILRCCAPYNKSGKCSPMARDILMEAHRAVLAIRTYIEPKVPSTVKLHVLEPCSCHAVEL; this comes from the exons ATGTCACATACTCACGTATCTTACACTGTAactgcaaatgcaaagaaacaaATATTGTTGAGCACTACATGCCTGATTCGG GACATCTGGCATCATATACATTCCCTGGTGCCAATGCGAGATGCTGCCCAAGCCGCCTGTGTGTCTCGTGCCTTTCTACGTTCCTGGAGATGCCATCCCAACCTCAATTTCAGTAATGAAACATTGGGCTTGAATGAAAATGCATGTGGAAAGGATGAATCAGGTAGAGTTTTCTACAGCAAAGTTGACCACATTATGAAAAGGCACTCAGGGATTGGCGTGAAGAAACTTAAGATTCAGATTACTTCAGATTTTAGTGCAAAGGACTCTTGTTATCTCAACAGTTGGCTTCAGACTGCTGTTACACCAGGGATTGAAGAACTCACACTTATACTGATTCCGATGAAGTCAAAGTACAATTTGAAGGCAAAGTACAATTTTCCATACTCACTTCTATCAAATGGGAGTGGAGACTCAATCCGGTATCTTCACCTTGGCTGTTGTTCCTTCCATCCTACAGTCACACTTGGTTGTTTAAGAAGTCTGACGAGACTGCATCTTTGTCAGGTGCGTATTACGGGGGACGAGTTAGGGTGCCTTCTTTCCCATTCTTTTGCTTTGGAGCGATTGGAACTCAAGAGCTGTGATTGGATAGTTTGCCTGAAGGTACCTTGCCTACTGCAACGGCTCAGCTACCTAATGGTATATAGTTGCGCCAAGCTGAAATTGATAGACAATGAAGCTCCAAATCTCTCCAGTTTTTTATTTGGAGGAGACAACACGGTACAACTATCACTTGGAGAAACTTTGCAAATGAAGAACCTAAACATGGGCTGTTCCGGTTCAGTTTTTTATGCTCGTGCTAAACTTCCATCCACCATGCCAAATCTCGAAGCTCTTACCATATATTCACGCAAGGAG AGGGCCCACACACCAATGCTGCATAGCAAATTCATCCACCTAAGGCACTTGAGTATTGCTCTTAATGGATCACCCTTTTCCCCGGCCTATGATTATTTGTCTCTGGCTTCCTTTTTTGATGCTGCTCCTTCTCTGGAGACTTTCGACTTGGAT GTATTCCAGCGACGCATGGAGCATGTCTCGATTTTTGCAGATCCTGCTGATCTCAGGCAGATGCGAGAACTGCACCATCACAACCTTAAGAGTGTGAAGATCACAGGATTCTGCTCTGCGAAGAGCTTGGTTGAGCTAACATGCCATATTGTTGAGAGTATAACATCACTTGAGTGCTTGACATTGGAGGCTCCTCAGAGTATTCTCAGGTGTTGTGCGCCTTACAACAAATCTGGCAAATGCTCCCCAATGGCTAGGGATATTCTCATGGAAGCTCACAGAGCGGTCTTGGCTATCAGAACCTACATCGAGCCTAAGGTTCCCTCCACAGTAAAGCTACATGTTTTGGAGCCTTGCAGCTGCCATGCTGTTGAACTTTAG